The Cylindrospermum stagnale PCC 7417 genome segment ATATATTTGCTCTTATTAATGAGTTAGGAATTAATCCCTTTACTACTTGGACTCGTTCGGCACAATATTCGCCAGCAGGTTTGGAAGTTGAATCACCAATTTTTCAAGATTTACCGCGACTTCCTACGCCGCTGGGAACTTTTCTTTATACTCAGTTTCAGCGGTTGCCATTAGTTGACCGTCTCAGCGCTTTACCTTTGCTTTATGCTGTGGTTGATTTTGACAATTCTGATGAGGCTTGGCGACGTTATGATTTTGTAACCGCCCGTGAATTGTTTAAAGATTTTGGTGTTTCGGCACGGCTTTATAAAGAAGCTTTTGAACCTATGCTATTGGTGGGTTTATTTGCCCCTGGTGAACAATGTTCTGCTGCTGCTACTTTAGGGATGCTTTACTTTTTTATTCTTGCTCATCAACCGGATTTTGATGTGGTTTGGTGTCGGGGAACTGTGGGGGAAAAAATATTTCGTCCTTGGGTAAAACGTTTAGAAGAAGCTGGTGCGAAAGTTTTACCCAAGCGCCGAGTTACGGATGTAATTGTTGATAGTCAACAACGGGCTACAGGTGTTGTTTGCGGTGATGAAGTATTTGATGCTGATGCTGTGATTTTTGCAGTTAGCGTTACGGGGATGAAAAAAATTGTTTCAACTAGCCCTAGTCTACAAAGCTGTGAAGAATTCCGCAATTTGAGCAATTTAGGGGCTATTGATGTTTTAGCAACTCGGCTGTGGTTTGACCGCAAAATCGATATTCCTCGTCCTTCTAATGCTTGCTTTGGGTTTGATGAAACTACAGGCTGGACGTTTTTTGATTTGAATGCTTTACATGATGAATATCAAAATGAACTGGGAACGGTGATTGAAGCTGATTTCTATCATGCAAATCAGTTTCTCGGTTTGAGTGATGAGGAAATTGTGGGGATAGTTCAGGGTTATTTGGCAACTTGTGTACCAGGGTTTCGAGAAGCTAAGGTGATAGATAGTAGTGTGATTCGCTTACCAAATGCGGTAACTCATTTTGCACCGGGTAGTTATCGTTATATGTTGCCTGCAAAGACGAGTTTTGAGAATGTGTTTATGAGTGGTGACTGGATTGTTAGCCGTCACGGTTCTTGGTCGCAAGAAAAGGCTTATGTGACTGGTTTGGAGGCGGCAAATTCGGTGATTTCTTATTTAGGAAAGGGTTCGCCTGCTGAGATTTTAGCAGTTGAGGAGGACGAAGTGCATATTCAAGCGGCGCGATCGCTCAACGAAACAGCCAGACACTTGGTCAAATCCATCTTACCGGACTTTTGGTTGCCGTAATCAGCAAAAATGCCGTAGGCAAAGAACCTCACCCTGGTTCTGCTACGCATAACCTGTCCCTCTCCTTGTGAAGGAGAGGGATGTCTGTTAAGACTCTTTGAGGTTTTGTCTCCCCTCCCCGCTGTTTCCTGGAGGGGGTGGGGTGACATTGCTTTATTTGGCTTTTTGCTTGATGTGTCGCCCAAGAAGTCCTTGCTGAATCCAGTTTAGACATTCATATTCTGATGTGAATAATTTGGGCGCTGCAATATTATTTAGCAATTCTGGTGGATAGTGGTCATAAAAATATTTACCCCCTTCTTGGAAGACAATAATCAAATTATGGCGGTAAACATAGCGAGATTTAAAGCTATCTCCTTGAGAGACAAAATCTGAATGTTGCTCAATATGTTCTTTGGCAATATCAACTATATTATTGATGCTACTGCCATAAACTTTAGCTGGATTGTCTGCTTTGTGGAATTGGCTTTTATGTCCAATTTCTGCCAATAATTTATACGAATAAATTTCGTGATTATCTGCTGTGCCAAAAACAAAGGGAATGATGAGATATCCTTTATATGAGACTGAGTTTTCATAAAGAAGACGACTCATATCAACCTCCTGTTTAAATGGATGGTAAGCAAGTTCGTAGTAAGGACTTTAGTCCTGATTTTTCTAAGCACTTTAGTGGTTACTACAAACCCTTAAAACTGTCTTAACAAAGTACTAAGTTTTTTAGAAAAGTATGGCAATAACTATTATCGCTTTTTTTGAGATAAGTCAGCAGGAAATATCAGCAATTTTCAAATAAATTGAGTTGAGTGGGGGGATGGTCGGGGTTATGACTTGGTAGAGGTGGAATTGCTGCGCCACTTTGTTCTAATAGCTGTTGGAAGTAAAGGGCTGTGCTAGGCGATCGCTCTTCTGTTGGACAATGAACAAAGAAATAAATTCGCACACCCGTCTGCAACCATTGCTGTATCTGCGTTACCCACTCTTCCATAAACGGCTGATTGACTGACAAATTGGGATGAGAGATAAACCGAATCAGGGTGAAAGGTGCTGTTACACTGAACTGCACAGGAACTTTGGGTTTACGCCGTTCTGATTCTAATTGGGGGTCATCGTCTCCAGTATAGACAGGACGCGAGTCTAACAACACCCTGCCCACGCCTAATTTTTCTAAAAGTGCGGTCAAATTACTCGCATGAGGTTCTCTGAACCAGTCGCGATGGCGAACTTCTAGGGCTAGGGGTGCATCTGTGCGCGGCCAAGCTGACAAAAAGGCGGTTAAATCATCAAGCAAAGTTGGTGGGTAGCTTGGTGGTAATTGGGCAAACATCGGCCCAAGATGCTTACCTAAAGGGCGCATTCCCTCCAGAAATTTTAAAGCATCAGGGATGTATGGTTGCAGTAAGCCTTGATGGGTAATATCTCGCGGCAATTTCAAGCAAAATTCAAAGCCTGGGGGTGTAACGCTTGCCCAACGGCTGACAGTTTCTTGATTAGGGACGGCGTAGAAAGTGGTATTGCCCTCAACTGTGGTGAACCGACGACTGTAGACACGCAGAAAGTCTGTGGTGCGAGTGCCTTGGGGATAAATTTCGCCCACCCAACCTTTATATGCCCAAACTGCACAACCGATAAAAAAGTTCACAAAACTGCACGCTTTGATGTGTTTTCTTTAATTGTACAACTTGGTTCTTGCTTGGATACAACAAGCACACTGTGGAGACGTTGCATGCAACGTCTCTACATTCTTTCCCACCAGATGTCTTGTGTTCATCTGTGGTAACTTTTTCCTAAAATCGACTGTTATAAAAAATCTAATCTTCCATCAATATCAACCGTAGAGAATCTAAACGCAGATACCAGGGGAAAGGCTGGTCTTTGAGGGTTGCCCATTTTTCCTTAAACACCTCGGCTTGAAGGTGGTAATCTTGGTTATTTGTAGGCGGAGAATGCAATTTGAGAAACAGCGTCATTCGGTGGGGCGTTTCGATGGTGGATGCTAGCCAGCAGTTAAAGGTATTTTCCCGATTTGTGTCATTTGTGAAGCTGATTTGATGGGCGCGAATTCCTAGATAAGATAAAGATTCGGGGATTGGTTCTGTAACTTGCAAAGTGCAACCCCAGTCGATTGCTTCTACTTCATCAGATGATTTAGCTATAGCTTGGGAGAAGTTCTTACAGCCTGTTAATTGAGCTACGCTATAGGTGGCAGGATGCTGGAAAATTTCTTGTTTCGAGCCATAATGAACGGCTTTTCCCTGATCTAACACCAACAGATTTGGGCAAAGTCGATAAGCTTCTTCTAGGTTATGGGTGACAAAGAGGGTTGCACCTTGATAAGTTGTTAGGGTTGCCATCATTTGCTGTTCTAGTTGGCTTCGCAAGTGGGTATCGAGTGCGGAAAATGGCTCATCTAACAGGAGTGCTTGCGGTTGACTAGCTAAAGCCCTAGCCAGTGCTACCCGTTGCTGTTGTCCCCCTGAGAGTTGGTGCGGATAGCGATCGCCTAATTCTGGCAATTGTACAGTGAAAAGTTGCTCCTCTACCTGTAATCGCCTACTACCAGCAGATAAACCCTTGGGTAAACCAAAGGCGATGTTTTGGGCTACAGTCATGTGAGGGAAAAGGGCGTAATTCTGCAATAAAAAGCCAATTTGGCGATCGCGTGACGGTAAATTAATCTTCTTATCTGCATCAAACAATACTCGCCCATTCAACACAATTCGCCCAGATGTGGGAGTTTCAATCCCCGCAATACAGCGCAAAATCATACTTTTACCAGCCCCAGAACCCCCCAACAATCCCAAAGGTTGCTCATCGCTGTTAAAGGATACTTGCAATTCAAAGCCAGGAAGTTTTTTGTTAATCTCGACAATCAAGCCAGCATTGTTCAGGGGTAAAGGCTGACGGGGGAAAGTTGCAGACGAACCACCCCGTCCACTTTCTCGCCCTTTTCCCCCTTGCCGGCGGAGTTCTTGCCAAAAATTTACAGCTATAATTCCAGATAGGGAAATCGTCATAATTGCGATCGCCCAAAACCAAGCTTCATTCATCTCCCCCGCTTCCACCGCAAAGTAAATCGCCATCGGGATAGTTTGAGTTTGTCCGGGAATATTGCCAGCTAACATCAAAGTAGCGCCAAATTCACCCAACGCACGGGCAAAAGCCAGAGTAGTTCCCGCCACAATTCCGGGGAATGCTAAAGGTAAACTAATCTGCCAAAAAATAGTTGATTCAGAAGCCCCAAGGGTTCTAGCTACCCGCAGAAAATTCCCATCAATTTGTTCAAAAGCTCCCAAAGCCGTCTTGTACATCAAAGGAAAAGCCACAACTGTAGCAGCAATCACCGCGCCATACAAAGTAAAAACAATCGAAAAATCAAAACGCTCCATTAGCTTACCGACCGGGCCATTTTTACCAAACAGCAGCAGCAATAAAAAACCCACAACCGTCGGCGGTAAAATCAGCGGCGCGACAAATATTCCCTCAATCAGCGATTTCCCTTTACCACCATATCCCAACATCCAATAGGCAGCAGCAATCCCCAGAAAAAAAGTGATAAATGTCGCCAATGAAGCAGTTTTCAGCGATATCCACAAAGGAGATAAATCAAGTGGCATTGTTCAAATTATGATTATTTAACTAATTGCGAAATTGCGGCATCTACAGCGCTCAAAACCTCACCTTGTCCTGCCTCAAATCCCTCTCCTTACGAAGGAGAGGGACAGGTTTTGCATAGCAAAACCAGGGTGAGGTCTCTACACTATTTAGCTACAATAAAACCAGATTTTTTCAATACAGCCTTAGCTTGACTACCGGATAAAAACTGGACAAACTCTTTAGCCGCCGCCACATTTTTACTACGTTTAATCACAGCTACCGGATAGACAATTGGCGAGTGATATTTATCATCAGCCGCAACTACAACTTTTACCTTGTCAGAAATTTTGGCGTCGGTGGCGTAAACTAAACCCGCATCAGCATTACCACTTTCTACCACCGCCAGAACCTGACGCACATTATTAGCTAAAACCAATTTAGACTTGACTTTATTAAAAATACCCAACTTCTTTAAAACCTGCTCACCATATTGCCCCGCGGGAACACTTCTAGGTTCACCAATAGCGATTTTTTTGATTTTCGCATCCGTCAAATTGTAGAAGCTAGAGACGCCAACAACATTCTTCGGCACAATCAACACCAAACGGTTATTTGCCAGATTGGTACGAGTACCCGCAACCAACAGTCCTTTTTGTTCCAAAGCATCAACTTGCTTTTTAGCCGCAGAGATAAAAACATCAGCCGGCGCACCTTGCTCAATTTGTTGCTGCAAAGCACCAGAAGCGCCAAAATTATAAGTAATGTTGACATTCGGTTTACTTTGTTGGTAGAGAGGCTTAATTTCACTCAGCGCCTCTTTCAAACTAGCAGCGGCGGACACGAGGATGTTGGCATTAGACTGTGCTAATACAGGAGAAGGTGTAACCAACGGCAAGCCAATCGCTAGAAGCAAGTTAGCAACTACTATACCCAAAAAGACTAAAATTTGTCTGCTTTTCATAAAAAAACTCTGCTTAGATGAAATTCTGCTTTAGAAGATGCACGCTTGGTAGGATTGTATCAAGATTACCAAGTATGTACCAATTAAATTGGTAACATTATGCCACGAAAAGAACAAGGATGGGTCACATTTCAAACATCAGAAGAGGAGCGAAAGATTCTGGAAGAGTTCTGCCAGCAGTCACATCGCACCAAAACTGAGATTTTGCGGGAACTGGTGCGTGGTCTTAATCAATACTCGTCACCACCAATAGCATTACCAACCGAACCGGAGTCAGCGGCGGAAATTCCTCAAAGCAAAACTAGTAGTGAAAAGAAACCTTTAAAAGTTAGCTCCCGGAATGTGCTGAAGGGAATCGTCAAACGAGTGACAACAGGAGCCGTGAATACGGAGATTACCCTAGAAATTGTTCACAGAGTTGAGTTAACCTCGATGATTACCAGAGTCTCAGCTGAGGAGTTAGAACTGACTGAGGGAACAGAAGCTTATGCGGTGATTAAATCTAACGATATTGTGATTGCTAGAGAATAGTTGATAAATATGGCGGTTATTGATGGAATAGACATCTGGTAAAAATTAAATATGCCTCATCCAGAACCCTTGTAGAGACGTTACATGGAACGTCTCTACAATCTTTTTTGGAGATAATTAATGGGTAGAGAAGTTGTATGCAACATCTCTACACAATCATTTTTAAAACAAATTAAGACTCAACTTTGACACCTTTCCAAAAGCCAATATAACCTTCAATATTCTTGGCTTTTTCCTTGGTGCTGGGATAGTACCAAGCAGCATCTTTGTTAACTTGTCCATCAACTTCAACACTGTAGTAACTAGCGACACCTTTCCAAAAACAAGTGGTGTGGGTGTCACTTTCTCTTAAATATTGTCTGTTAACGGTGTCAGCAGGGAAGTAATGATTTCCTTCTACGACTACGGTATCGTTGCTTTCGGCTAAAACAGCGCCGTTCCAAATTGCTTTCATAAGTGAGTTTGAGAATAAACATGACACTTCACATTTTGACACTTCTACAGCTTGAAGGAAATCCCCCTAAATTTACCCTATTAACCGATTATCTTATTAGACTTAGTAAATCGACGTTTTAAGATAAATCCAAATCCAATACCGATTGAGAGTCCAAAAATGTTCGCAGGTTCAGGAACAGGCTGGCTAGCTTGACTAGCTTGACCGACAATTAAATTATTAACAGTAGGCCAAACAAACTCGTCGGTGTTTATTTCTGTTGTGGAAGCAACTAAACTTGTTAAAGGAGTCCCATCATCAGAAATAAAGCCAAAAAAGTTAGTGGTACTATTAGTTGTAATAGATTGAGATGAACTTCCTTCATTTACTGAAGCAGTTATAATACCCGGAATTAGAGCGCCGTCAATCTCACTTCCAAAAAAGAAACCGCCGATTGCCGTAATCGTAGGACTAAAATTGGAAAAAATTATAGGATCTGTAGACTCATCGGTCGATAACCAGTGATCGCTGCCACTACCAGCAGGGAAAAAATCGTTCGCTGCTGAAGCACTATAAGAATAAGTTCCATTACTAAAATTAATGGGGCTTAAAGTGGCAGTGTCGAGTGGCACGGATTCAAAAGTCTCTAAATAGTAATCAGGGTAGATGGCATTAAGAAAACTTGCTTGATCGGTATAAGTAATAATCACCGCTTGAGCAGGATTAGCTACAAGCATGATGGAAGTTGCAAGGCTGCTTAGAGTGATGACTTTAGTGAGAAATTTCATTGGTTAAATATCCTCAAACATTTCTATATAAACCGCATTGGGCAGGTAATGGCATAAATGCCCTATGTTTTTAAACGCGCCAAATTCGGTATTTTAAAGGTATAGTACCATTTTATTAGATACAAAAGTATACGGTATTTACTACTGAGCCTAGGGCGTGTATAAGAGGGATACAGCCTCTATTGTTCTCAATTCCTCTAAGAGGATGTCTGAAAAGTTATTTGTGACAACTCAAACAGTAGTAGATCCCCCTAAATCCACGCCAGTCGCTCATGGGGAGCCACTGCGTTGGGGAGGCAGCGCTCGACTAGGGTTAAGAGGCATAAAGCGACTGCCGTCGGAGGAGCCGACTTGTTCGCGCTGTGGCGTGGAGACAAGACAGTTCTGCGCGCTGGCTCCCCAGGACTTGGGGGACTTTGAGAAGTTTTGCCCCCCTTGTTCAGGGGAGCCACTGCGTTGGACGGGTTTCCCGGCTTAAAGCAAGTGGCGTGGGTAGGGGGGATCTCGATCAATTTTGATACGAATCAGACATCCTTAGTCCTAAGGGTTTTAGCCTTTCTTGATCAGAGTCTTCAACTTCCGCTTTCGGCAATGTTTTACAAGATGGGATAAATAAGCGCGAAGCTTTCAGTCTGGTGAAAGCCTTACTCAGTATACTTTTTTCTTATATGGACAAAGGCGAGCCGTTGAATTTGTTACAAAAAGGTTTTGGGGGTTAGGTTTCCGAGGTTTTGATTGGACTTATTGAGAATGAAATAGCCCTGTCTATCATTGTAGCTAGAGTTCCCCATTCCCCAAGGTGAGCTAAAATCCTGGTATCTTCATAACTACCCCTCGCAGATTTTTCCCAAAAAAGCGATCGCTATGCTTCAGTATCCCAAACTCGAACAAGCGCTGAAATATCACTTCGGCTATGACCAATTCCGCCCCGGACAACGGCAAATTATCGAAGATGCGCTGCAAAATCGGGATTTACTGATTATCATGCCGACCGGTGGTGGTAAATCTCTGTGCTTTCAGTTACCTGCACTCCTCAAACCAGGTTTAACGGTGGTGGTTTCCCCATTAATTGCTTTGATGCAAGACCAAGTGGAAGCACTGCGAACTAATAACATCTCTGCCACTTTCCTTAATAGTAGTCTGAACGCCTTCAAAGTGCGATCGCGTGAAGAAGCTCTTCTCCAAGGTAAAATTAAACTCCTCTACGTCGCCCCGGAACGTCTTTTGAGTGAAAGATTTCTTCCCCTGCTGGATTTAGTTAAAGAAAAAATCGGCATTTCTACCTTTGCAATCGATGAAGCGCACTGCGTCTCTGAGTGGGGACACGACTTTCGTCCAGAATACCGCCAAATGAAATCTCTGCGGAAGCGTTATCCTGATGTCCCTACCCTCGCTCTCACCGCCACAGCTACAGATCGCGTCCGTGCAGATATTATCCAACAATTAGGGCTAAAGCAACCAAGTATCCACATCGCCAGCTTTAACCGCCAAAACCTTTATTATGAAGTTCGGACTAAAACTAAAACTGCTTATGCTGAATTATTAGGAATAATTCGAGAAAATCAAGGTTCAGGAATTATTTATTGTTTAACCCGTAAAAAAGTTGATGAACTAACTCTTAAATTGCAACATGATAAAATTTCTGTTTTGTCTTATCATGCCGGATTAACTGATGATGAACGCTCAAAAAATCAAACCCGTTTTATTCGCGATGATGTGCGGGTGATGGTGGCAACAATCGCCTTTGGCATGGGAATTAATAAGCCAGATGTGCGGTTTGTAATTCACTATGATTTACCGCGTAATTTAGAAAGTTATTATCAAGAATCAGGTAGGGCGGGAAGGGATGATGAACCTTCTCGATGTACGCTTTTTTTCAGTTTTAGTGATATTAAAACTATTGAATGGAGTATTAACCAAAAAACCGACCCCCAAGAACAGTTGATTTCTAAACAACAACTACGTCAGGTAATTGATTATGCTGAAGGGACAGATTGTCGGCGGACAATTCAATTAGGTTATTTTGGCGAACGGTTTCCGGGGAATTGCGGTAACTGTGATAATTGCCTTTATCCTAAACCAGTGCAAGACTGGACAATTGAAGCGATGAAGTTTTTATCTTGTGTAGCCCGTTGTAAAGAAAGATTTGGCATGCTGCACATTATTGATGTGTTGCGGGGTGGGAAAAACCAGAAAATTACCCAAAATGAGCATGATTTGCTTTCTACCTACGGTATTGGCAAAGATAAAACTTTAGACGAATGGCGGATGCTGGGGCGATCGCTTTTACATCAAGGTTTACTAGAACAAACTGCCGATGGTTACTCGGTTTTGAAGCTCAACGCCCTCAGTTGGGAAGTGATGAAGCGACAACGGACAGTCTCGATAGCTGTGCCTGTAGCGCAAAAGGTGACTTGGGAAGAAGGGAGTACGAAAGCTGCGGAAGCGGAAGTTTTGGTGCAAAGATTGCGATCGCTCCGCAAACAACTGGCTGACGAGCAATCTGTCCCCCCCTACGTCATCTTTCATGATTCTACCCTGAAATTAATGTCTCAGGTACAACCTCAAACCTTAATTGATTTCGGCAAACTTTCGGGCGTCGGTAGTCACAAATTAGCCCAATATGGCGAGAAGTTTCTGGCAGAAATTAAAGCCTATCGTCGGGAACAAGGTTTACCAGAACAAAAAGTAGAATATCTACCATCTTATCACTCACCATCTGACAATTCACCTTCATACACCGAATTACAAACTTTACAATTACATCAGCAAGGTTTAAGCGTCACCGAAATTGCCAGACAACGAGACATCCGCACCACTACAGTTATCCGTCACCTTTCCGATTTAATTCAGAAAAATCAACAAGTAGATTTTAATCTGTTAGTTCCCCCAGAAAAACAGCAAAAAATTTGGCAAGTTTTAGAAACTCTTGGTGATATCTCGCTGACGCCAATTAAAGAATATCTTGGTGATAATTATAGCTACGATGAAATTCGCCTAGTCAGGGGAAAGTGGCGGCGAGAAAATCGTAAGTAATTCTTATATCACCATTTACCACAATCCTTGGGATTCTCAGGTGGTAAACCCAGTGTATTCCGAAATTCTGGCTCATAGCAAGCTTGTTGCCAATCGTCAGCGTTTTTAACTTGCTCTGGTGTTAGATTTTTGGCACCAGCGAGGTCGGCACCAGAGAGTTTGGCAAAATAGAGGTTAGCACCAGCGAGGTCAGCACCAGCGAGGTTAGCACCAGCGAGGACTGCACCAGAAAGATTGGTACCAGAAAGATTGGTACCAGAAAGATTGGTACTTTTGAAAGCGGCACGTTCGAGGTTGGCACGTTCGAGGTTGGCACCAAACAGGTTGGCACCAGACAGGTCAACACGATAGAGGTTAGTACCTTGAAGCGGAATATTATTGAGGTCAACACCAAGTTTTACCAGTTCTTGTAGTGCTAAGATTCGTGCTGGACTTTTTTCTTGTCCTTTAGCTTTCTCAACCGTATCCCACTGCTGACTAATTTGGATTTGTCTAGTGGTAACACGGCCTAAATATATAGCGAGAATAACTAAAGGAACGAACCCAAAACCAAGCAAACGGAGGCGATTATTTTGTCTATATCTGCGGCTTTGTTTAATCAACTCACCAGCTAAATTCGACAAACCAAAGTTGACAGCTTCCTTTTTTTGAAAAACTATAGCGTCGTCTAAGGGTTTACCTTGCAGCAGATAACCTTTAGCCTTGTGATGATCTCGCCATTTTTCTGCTGCTCCTTCAATTTCCCGTATTTGCAGCAACATCTTTCTGTCAGCATCTAACCAACTTCTCAACAAGCCCCAATGGCGAATTAAAGCTTCATGGGCAACATCAACTACTGCCACTCTTGCAGATGTTCCTCCCTTTTCCACTATATCAGTAGTCACAATCAGCTTTTCATCCGCCAAACGCTGAACAACTTCGTTAATAACTTCTGCCGGATATTTTTGATTAATTAAATCCTGTTGGAGTACCCGTCTGCGAGTGTCTTCTGTACCTTCTCCCAACTGAGTCAGGCTTAAAAAAATGTGCCGTACTGCTGCTTGTTGCAATTCTGAAAATGATTCGTACACCTCAGTAGCACGTTTTTCCAGCGTCCCCATGACACCACCCAGCTTGGCATAAGTGTTCACCCGCAAGCAGTTATCACTCCGCTGATTCCACAATTCGGTCAAAGTATATTGCAACAGTGGTAGATATCCTGGGGCGTTTTGGACATCCTTTAAAATTTGCTCAACTAATTCCGGTTCAACTTCTAAGTCAGCCAAATTGGCTGGTTTAATAATTGCTTCTCTCAATTCTTGCTCGGACATGGGTGTAACTGTCACCAGATTTTCCTGAATATGTCGTGCTAGTCCGCTATATTCTTGTTCCGCACACTTACCAAAGAAATCTGCCCGCATGGTCAGCACAAGACAAAGTTTGTTGTCATGACGTTGCAAGACACCCATCAAGCATTCAAAAAATTTCTTTCTTCTTTCAATATCTTGGCAGAGAGTAAAAGCTTCTTCAAATTGGTCTGCCACCAGTACGACTCGTTGGGTATTAGCAACGTCAATCAATTGCCTTAACCCATCAGCACCTCTATTTACCAATTCTTCTGCCCTAGCTAGTTGAGATGCCCGGTCAACATCTGACAATCCCCCATCCACAAATGTTAGGGCTAAATTTTGCAACGGGTTCTGTCCAGGGCGAAAAATCTTAATCTGCCAACTATCGCTACCAGATAGTCGCCTTCCTTGCTTTAATTCATACAATAAACCAGCCCTGACAACACTTGATTTCCCATTGCCGGAAGCCCCTAATACTGCGAGAAAATTACCTACTCGTAGTTTTTCTAACAATTGGTCAGTCAGTGCTGTGCGCCCATAAAAATATTTTGCATCTTCTTCGGTGCAATCAAAATATTCTAAACCCTTGTAAGGACAGGTAGTTTGCCCTGATGTCACCCTAGATTCACTGGTTGATGCTGTCCCCCTCCGAGTAAGCTGAATCGGTTCACCAGAATTAGCAAAAATTGGACGTTGGGGAAAGCTGTTATTTTGCTGGCTTAAAAGTTCTATTGAAGTATAGTTAGTTACCCATTGCTCTGATTTTGGTTCCAACCCTTTGAGTAATGCCGATGTTAAAAGGCTATGTTGATTACCAATTTCCTCGTATGCAACTTCAAAAGCACGAGATGCGGCAATAAAACAGCGATCGCGTCCTTTACCTCTATCACCTGGGTCAGCCTCGGTAAAATTCAGTACCTCGCCGCTATAGCAGCAATCTAAAACAACGATTTGCTGGCGCACAGAACTCTCTTGCAGTAAGCGACGCAACCATTGCAGAGATAATCCCCAATTGCCGGATAAGGGGTTCACATCACTTGTGGCTAAATATCCTTCTTCTACACCTATGTCTTCCCGTAAACCATGTCCTGAAAAATATAGCAGAGCCGTATCTGGGGGATGACCTTCTGGTTTAAATAGTTGGACTATAGCTTTTTTGAGATCAGAATGAGCTACCTTCGCCTGTTTACCAACCCGAATAGTGTTATTTTCTTTATTTTTAACAGCAGGTAGCCGAGTCACCTTAAAGTCGCCGTACTTTTCCAGTAATTGGGCAATGGCTTCTGCATCCTGTGCAGGTGCTTGCAGAGTGTTTAAGCCTTCGTAGCTGTAACTATTA includes the following:
- a CDS encoding hydroxysqualene dehydroxylase, with product MTEGSQQKRVIVVGAGWAGLGATYHLAKQGYDVTLLEAGPYPGGLVAGWQTAAGKSVEAGIHGFWYPYRNIFALINELGINPFTTWTRSAQYSPAGLEVESPIFQDLPRLPTPLGTFLYTQFQRLPLVDRLSALPLLYAVVDFDNSDEAWRRYDFVTARELFKDFGVSARLYKEAFEPMLLVGLFAPGEQCSAAATLGMLYFFILAHQPDFDVVWCRGTVGEKIFRPWVKRLEEAGAKVLPKRRVTDVIVDSQQRATGVVCGDEVFDADAVIFAVSVTGMKKIVSTSPSLQSCEEFRNLSNLGAIDVLATRLWFDRKIDIPRPSNACFGFDETTGWTFFDLNALHDEYQNELGTVIEADFYHANQFLGLSDEEIVGIVQGYLATCVPGFREAKVIDSSVIRLPNAVTHFAPGSYRYMLPAKTSFENVFMSGDWIVSRHGSWSQEKAYVTGLEAANSVISYLGKGSPAEILAVEEDEVHIQAARSLNETARHLVKSILPDFWLP
- a CDS encoding DUF72 domain-containing protein is translated as MNFFIGCAVWAYKGWVGEIYPQGTRTTDFLRVYSRRFTTVEGNTTFYAVPNQETVSRWASVTPPGFEFCLKLPRDITHQGLLQPYIPDALKFLEGMRPLGKHLGPMFAQLPPSYPPTLLDDLTAFLSAWPRTDAPLALEVRHRDWFREPHASNLTALLEKLGVGRVLLDSRPVYTGDDDPQLESERRKPKVPVQFSVTAPFTLIRFISHPNLSVNQPFMEEWVTQIQQWLQTGVRIYFFVHCPTEERSPSTALYFQQLLEQSGAAIPPLPSHNPDHPPTQLNLFENC
- the modB gene encoding molybdate ABC transporter permease subunit codes for the protein MPLDLSPLWISLKTASLATFITFFLGIAAAYWMLGYGGKGKSLIEGIFVAPLILPPTVVGFLLLLLFGKNGPVGKLMERFDFSIVFTLYGAVIAATVVAFPLMYKTALGAFEQIDGNFLRVARTLGASESTIFWQISLPLAFPGIVAGTTLAFARALGEFGATLMLAGNIPGQTQTIPMAIYFAVEAGEMNEAWFWAIAIMTISLSGIIAVNFWQELRRQGGKGRESGRGGSSATFPRQPLPLNNAGLIVEINKKLPGFELQVSFNSDEQPLGLLGGSGAGKSMILRCIAGIETPTSGRIVLNGRVLFDADKKINLPSRDRQIGFLLQNYALFPHMTVAQNIAFGLPKGLSAGSRRLQVEEQLFTVQLPELGDRYPHQLSGGQQQRVALARALASQPQALLLDEPFSALDTHLRSQLEQQMMATLTTYQGATLFVTHNLEEAYRLCPNLLVLDQGKAVHYGSKQEIFQHPATYSVAQLTGCKNFSQAIAKSSDEVEAIDWGCTLQVTEPIPESLSYLGIRAHQISFTNDTNRENTFNCWLASTIETPHRMTLFLKLHSPPTNNQDYHLQAEVFKEKWATLKDQPFPWYLRLDSLRLILMED
- the modA gene encoding molybdate ABC transporter substrate-binding protein gives rise to the protein MKSRQILVFLGIVVANLLLAIGLPLVTPSPVLAQSNANILVSAAASLKEALSEIKPLYQQSKPNVNITYNFGASGALQQQIEQGAPADVFISAAKKQVDALEQKGLLVAGTRTNLANNRLVLIVPKNVVGVSSFYNLTDAKIKKIAIGEPRSVPAGQYGEQVLKKLGIFNKVKSKLVLANNVRQVLAVVESGNADAGLVYATDAKISDKVKVVVAADDKYHSPIVYPVAVIKRSKNVAAAKEFVQFLSGSQAKAVLKKSGFIVAK
- a CDS encoding TOBE domain-containing protein, whose protein sequence is MPRKEQGWVTFQTSEEERKILEEFCQQSHRTKTEILRELVRGLNQYSSPPIALPTEPESAAEIPQSKTSSEKKPLKVSSRNVLKGIVKRVTTGAVNTEITLEIVHRVELTSMITRVSAEELELTEGTEAYAVIKSNDIVIARE
- a CDS encoding DUF427 domain-containing protein is translated as MKAIWNGAVLAESNDTVVVEGNHYFPADTVNRQYLRESDTHTTCFWKGVASYYSVEVDGQVNKDAAWYYPSTKEKAKNIEGYIGFWKGVKVES
- a CDS encoding PEP-CTERM sorting domain-containing protein, whose amino-acid sequence is MKFLTKVITLSSLATSIMLVANPAQAVIITYTDQASFLNAIYPDYYLETFESVPLDTATLSPINFSNGTYSYSASAANDFFPAGSGSDHWLSTDESTDPIIFSNFSPTITAIGGFFFGSEIDGALIPGIITASVNEGSSSQSITTNSTTNFFGFISDDGTPLTSLVASTTEINTDEFVWPTVNNLIVGQASQASQPVPEPANIFGLSIGIGFGFILKRRFTKSNKIIG